From a region of the Sporosarcina ureilytica genome:
- a CDS encoding ABC transporter ATP-binding protein, whose translation MSTGKRLVQYAWHYKKFIMTGILLLAFAVAADLMGPLIAKKIIDDHIALASDDGLDFGPVVMLLGIFISLAVVTAILRYFQYLLLQNAANRIVQKMRNDLYEHIQRLPIRYFDNLPAGKVVARLTNDTEAIRNLYVTVLSQFAINGMYITGIFIALFYLDPKMGAITLFIVPIIYVWMKLYRGFASKVNHIIRGKVSDMNAMINESINGMTIIQAFRREKQMEEEFRELNDTHYHYQNKLLKVIAATSYNLVDVIRSITFVFFIWYFGGASLSAESIVSVGMLYAFVDYLTRLFNPVTGIVNQFEQLEHSLVAGERVFRLLDREGEPVSDTKIARYRGNVRFEEVWFAYKDEEYVLKNISFEAKQGETVALVGHTGSGKSSIMNLLFRFYDPSKGTITIDGLDIEQMSRQTVRDHMGIVLQDPYLFSGTVASNISLGDERITSEQIQAALDAVGGERVLQHLPKGIDEEVVEKGSTLSSGQRQLISFARALAFDPAILILDEATSNIDTETEEIIQHAMDVLKKGRTTFIIAHRLSTIKSADRIIVLDSGEIIEQGTHEELLALGGQYAQMYQLQSGASDKLA comes from the coding sequence ATGAGTACAGGCAAACGGTTAGTGCAATATGCATGGCATTATAAAAAGTTTATTATGACTGGAATTCTATTACTTGCCTTTGCGGTCGCGGCTGACTTAATGGGTCCATTAATTGCGAAGAAAATTATTGATGACCATATTGCATTGGCGTCGGATGATGGTCTTGATTTTGGTCCTGTTGTGATGTTGCTCGGCATCTTTATTAGTTTGGCAGTCGTCACAGCGATTTTAAGGTATTTTCAATATTTATTGTTACAAAATGCCGCAAACCGAATTGTTCAAAAAATGCGGAATGATTTATACGAGCATATTCAAAGATTACCGATTCGTTACTTCGATAACTTACCTGCCGGGAAAGTCGTCGCAAGGCTGACAAATGATACTGAAGCGATTCGAAATTTATATGTTACAGTGCTTTCCCAGTTTGCGATTAATGGCATGTATATTACAGGGATTTTTATCGCTTTATTTTATTTAGACCCGAAGATGGGCGCAATTACGCTCTTTATTGTTCCGATTATATACGTATGGATGAAGTTGTATCGAGGATTTGCCTCTAAAGTCAATCATATTATTCGCGGTAAAGTAAGTGATATGAATGCAATGATTAACGAGTCCATTAACGGAATGACGATTATTCAAGCGTTCCGACGTGAAAAACAGATGGAAGAAGAGTTCCGCGAATTGAATGACACGCATTACCATTATCAAAATAAATTATTAAAAGTAATTGCGGCCACGTCCTACAATCTTGTTGATGTCATTCGGTCGATTACGTTTGTGTTTTTTATTTGGTATTTTGGCGGAGCTTCGCTTTCGGCTGAAAGTATCGTTTCAGTCGGGATGCTCTATGCGTTTGTTGATTATTTAACAAGATTATTTAATCCTGTGACGGGGATTGTGAATCAGTTTGAGCAGCTGGAACATTCTCTTGTGGCAGGGGAACGTGTTTTTCGGTTATTAGACCGTGAAGGAGAACCGGTCAGCGATACGAAAATTGCTAGGTACCGCGGAAATGTTCGTTTTGAAGAGGTTTGGTTTGCTTATAAAGATGAGGAATATGTGTTGAAAAACATTTCATTCGAAGCGAAGCAAGGTGAGACGGTTGCGCTTGTCGGTCATACGGGTTCGGGGAAAAGTTCGATTATGAATTTATTGTTTCGATTTTACGATCCTTCTAAAGGAACGATAACAATTGATGGACTGGACATTGAACAAATGTCCAGACAGACAGTTCGCGACCATATGGGCATTGTTTTACAAGATCCATATTTGTTTAGTGGGACGGTCGCCTCGAATATTAGTTTGGGCGATGAGCGAATTACAAGCGAACAAATTCAGGCGGCACTTGATGCGGTTGGTGGAGAGCGCGTGTTACAGCATTTGCCAAAAGGAATTGACGAGGAAGTGGTGGAAAAGGGGAGCACGCTCTCTTCGGGTCAGCGTCAACTTATTTCATTTGCGAGGGCATTGGCATTCGACCCAGCGATTTTAATACTTGATGAGGCCACTTCAAATATCGATACAGAAACGGAAGAAATTATTCAACATGCGATGGACGTGTTAAAAAAAGGACGGACGACATTTATTATTGCGCACCGTTTATCAACAATTAAATCGGCAGACCGGATTATCGTATTGGACAGCGGTGAAATAATTGAACAAGGTACCCATGAGGAATTGCTCGCGCTTGGCGGTCAATACGCGCAAATGTACCAATTGCAATCCGGTGCTTCTGACAAGTTAGCGTAA
- a CDS encoding class I SAM-dependent methyltransferase, giving the protein MKNHPNRLAQKIAFLEDPEKRGDLPPKQLFDLIPIQQSDNFLDLGAGTGYFTIPAAKMVDGTVYAVDIDCEMLEIIKTKAHDEKLTNIETIEGNFSPIPLPDHAVNIALASLVLHEVKPLNETLTEIHRVLKDGGHFVCVEIEKKDNSPDGPPRIHFSVMEQELLKAGFTIQDKLIPTTHIYIFIVQK; this is encoded by the coding sequence ATGAAAAATCATCCGAACCGTTTAGCACAAAAAATTGCATTTTTAGAAGACCCTGAAAAACGAGGGGATTTACCACCCAAACAATTATTTGATCTCATTCCTATCCAACAAAGCGATAACTTCTTAGACTTAGGTGCTGGCACAGGCTACTTTACAATTCCAGCAGCGAAAATGGTGGATGGTACCGTCTATGCGGTAGATATTGATTGTGAAATGTTGGAAATCATTAAAACAAAAGCACATGACGAGAAGCTAACAAACATCGAAACGATTGAAGGGAATTTCTCACCTATCCCATTACCGGACCATGCTGTTAACATTGCACTTGCCTCCCTGGTATTGCACGAAGTTAAACCACTCAACGAAACTTTAACGGAAATCCATCGCGTTCTAAAAGACGGCGGTCATTTTGTCTGCGTGGAAATTGAAAAGAAAGACAACTCTCCTGATGGACCACCGAGAATCCATTTTTCCGTAATGGAACAGGAACTATTAAAAGCTGGTTTTACAATACAAGATAAATTGATTCCGACAACACATATCTATATCTTTATTGTACAAAAATAA
- a CDS encoding Rrf2 family transcriptional regulator, giving the protein MKYSKATNYALHTMVHLLRLPIGNRIGVQKLAEIQRLSPTYLSKILTKLAKSGLIESTPGVNGGYQVAKPKHEISFLDVILAIEGDANFFTCSFSHHAGCHIEQVMLNVEQNMKHELDKKLLIDIANQVDNQCKNRHKNTL; this is encoded by the coding sequence ATGAAGTATTCCAAAGCAACAAACTATGCGCTTCATACGATGGTCCATTTACTGCGATTACCGATAGGAAATAGGATTGGCGTTCAAAAGTTAGCAGAAATTCAACGACTTTCACCTACTTATCTCTCAAAAATCTTAACGAAGCTTGCAAAATCAGGTTTAATCGAATCTACCCCTGGCGTGAATGGCGGCTATCAAGTAGCTAAACCGAAGCACGAAATTTCGTTTCTCGATGTGATTCTGGCGATTGAAGGAGATGCCAATTTCTTCACATGTTCCTTTAGTCATCATGCAGGCTGCCACATTGAACAGGTCATGTTAAACGTTGAACAAAATATGAAACACGAACTCGATAAAAAGCTTCTTATCGACATCGCCAATCAGGTGGATAATCAATGTAAAAATCGGCATAAAAATACGCTTTAA
- a CDS encoding ArsR/SmtB family transcription factor: MNSTVQKRDVYIAIADPTRRKLIHLLAESEELPLYELTPHFEIGRTAVSKHLAILREADLVTNRKVGRETRYQLNAAPLQEVKDWLSFYEKFWNERAAILKNILEE, translated from the coding sequence TTGAATAGCACTGTCCAAAAGCGTGACGTATATATTGCGATTGCTGATCCTACAAGACGTAAATTAATCCATTTGTTGGCGGAATCGGAAGAGTTGCCTCTATATGAATTAACGCCTCACTTTGAAATTGGCCGAACCGCAGTATCTAAACATTTGGCCATTTTAAGAGAAGCTGATTTAGTAACGAATCGCAAAGTAGGCAGGGAAACAAGGTATCAACTAAATGCAGCGCCCTTACAGGAAGTGAAAGATTGGTTATCGTTTTATGAAAAGTTTTGGAATGAAAGGGCAGCAATACTTAAGAACATATTGGAGGAATAA
- a CDS encoding SRPBCC family protein, whose product MAELNLDFQFKSPIHKVWGALTNSETLAQWVMENNFKPIVGYKCQFRNEAIGLVVDSEVLVVDEPNKLSYTWVGGPIDTIVTWTLREEGETTHLHLQHSGFEKENQAFNGAKYGWASMAEQLRKVLQED is encoded by the coding sequence ATGGCAGAATTAAATTTAGATTTTCAATTTAAGAGTCCCATTCATAAAGTATGGGGAGCATTAACAAATTCGGAGACACTTGCTCAATGGGTAATGGAGAATAATTTTAAACCAATTGTCGGCTACAAATGTCAATTTCGAAATGAAGCAATTGGCTTAGTTGTAGATAGTGAAGTATTAGTCGTGGACGAGCCTAATAAGTTATCTTACACATGGGTGGGCGGTCCAATCGACACGATTGTTACTTGGACTTTAAGAGAAGAAGGAGAAACAACACACTTACATCTTCAACACTCGGGATTCGAGAAAGAAAATCAAGCATTCAATGGTGCAAAATATGGTTGGGCAAGTATGGCAGAACAATTAAGAAAAGTGTTACAGGAAGATTAA
- a CDS encoding FAD-dependent oxidoreductase — MSFLKDIFSIFKKSDLALITKYKEADDIYTFLFKKDNDLNWKAGQHGLFTITHRKIKNGIRPFTVASSPNEDVIRITTKINDHPSEFKKALLELEEGMTIKMSGPVGSFYLKDKNPSLLIAGGIGITPFRAMVKQIEEERNDSNRQLKLLYLDSENVHIYKEELDEVVHNNAMEITYLTSRDELYKEIDQFVSLYADGGKYFVAGSKAMVDSISRHLKENAISRRNIKKDSFMGY; from the coding sequence ATGAGTTTTTTAAAAGATATATTCTCGATATTTAAGAAAAGTGATCTTGCATTGATTACAAAATATAAAGAAGCGGATGATATTTATACTTTTTTATTCAAGAAGGATAACGATTTAAACTGGAAAGCAGGCCAGCATGGTTTATTTACCATCACGCATAGAAAGATAAAGAACGGTATTCGGCCATTCACTGTAGCTTCTTCGCCAAATGAGGATGTCATTAGGATAACAACGAAAATTAATGATCATCCAAGTGAATTTAAGAAAGCGTTATTAGAATTAGAGGAAGGCATGACAATTAAAATGAGTGGTCCTGTGGGATCATTTTATTTGAAAGATAAGAATCCATCGCTCTTAATTGCAGGCGGTATTGGCATTACGCCATTTCGGGCAATGGTTAAGCAAATAGAAGAAGAGAGAAATGATTCAAATCGCCAACTAAAGTTACTCTATTTAGATAGTGAAAATGTGCATATCTATAAAGAGGAACTAGATGAAGTCGTTCATAATAACGCTATGGAAATCACTTACCTAACATCGAGGGATGAATTGTATAAAGAAATAGATCAATTCGTTTCGTTATATGCAGATGGTGGAAAATACTTTGTAGCCGGTTCAAAGGCGATGGTTGATTCCATTAGCAGACATTTGAAAGAGAATGCTATTTCAAGACGAAATATTAAGAAGGATTCTTTTATGGGCTATTGA
- a CDS encoding MFS transporter — protein MRNWLVDWKQKVNSFNPNVKLFMLANVLIQTGMGVFIVMYNLYIKELGMPETINGKVISMTALATAIMLIPAGFLSDKFGRKWLIVGGAVFGGMTLFYRSLVIAETPMVYAAFLTGLFMAFVQVSVVTPKS, from the coding sequence ATGCGAAATTGGTTGGTCGACTGGAAGCAGAAAGTGAATTCATTCAATCCAAACGTCAAATTATTTATGTTAGCAAATGTACTCATTCAAACGGGGATGGGTGTTTTTATTGTCATGTATAATTTGTATATTAAAGAGCTTGGGATGCCGGAAACGATTAATGGGAAAGTAATCTCCATGACGGCACTTGCCACAGCAATTATGTTAATTCCAGCCGGTTTTTTGAGTGATAAATTTGGTCGTAAGTGGCTGATTGTCGGTGGTGCAGTATTTGGGGGAATGACACTATTTTATAGAAGCCTGGTGATTGCTGAAACACCAATGGTTTATGCAGCTTTTTTGACAGGGCTTTTTATGGCGTTTGTGCAGGTTTCGGTAGTGACCCCTAAAAGTTAG
- a CDS encoding IS3 family transposase yields the protein MLKKVRRFSGESECLPRKAQAAMAFELKEEGFKLKDVLLVVGIPEATYHYQIQQLKQADPDEELKEVILDLFQKHEGKYGYRRIHLALRNQGYLINHKKVQRIMGDLGLKCVKFTRKSRYNSYKGTVGKVAKNRLNRRFNTSIRLQKLVTDVTEFKCLDDEKLYLNPILDLYNGEIISFGISKRPTLDLVLEPLKEAVRVIKTEAEYRTTIHSDQGWHYQHQKWIKTLKKNKVFQSMSRKATCADNAVMENFFGILKQEIYYGEELLSYHKLKQKIEQYIDYYNNERIKVKLAGLSPIQYRTQTSQTAA from the coding sequence ATACTTAAAAAAGTTAGACGCTTTTCAGGAGAATCCGAATGCCTTCCTAGAAAAGCACAAGCAGCAATGGCATTCGAACTCAAAGAAGAAGGGTTCAAATTAAAAGATGTATTATTGGTAGTCGGTATTCCAGAGGCAACCTATCACTATCAAATCCAACAATTGAAGCAAGCAGACCCAGACGAAGAATTGAAAGAGGTTATTCTTGATCTTTTCCAAAAACATGAAGGCAAATATGGATATCGTCGCATTCATTTAGCATTAAGAAATCAAGGATATTTGATTAATCATAAAAAAGTTCAACGAATCATGGGCGATTTAGGGTTAAAATGTGTGAAATTCACTCGTAAGTCACGATACAATTCATACAAAGGTACTGTTGGGAAAGTAGCCAAAAATCGCTTGAACCGTAGATTTAACACGTCAATCCGCCTGCAAAAATTAGTAACCGATGTCACTGAATTTAAGTGTCTAGACGACGAAAAACTGTATCTAAACCCTATTTTAGATTTATATAACGGAGAAATTATTTCTTTCGGAATCTCCAAGAGACCTACATTGGATTTAGTACTGGAACCATTAAAAGAAGCAGTAAGAGTCATTAAAACTGAAGCTGAATATCGAACAACAATACATTCCGATCAAGGTTGGCATTATCAACATCAAAAATGGATTAAGACATTAAAGAAAAATAAAGTCTTCCAAAGTATGTCTAGAAAAGCAACCTGTGCTGATAACGCTGTAATGGAAAATTTCTTCGGGATTTTAAAGCAAGAAATTTATTACGGTGAAGAATTATTGTCTTATCATAAGCTTAAACAAAAAATAGAACAGTATATTGATTACTACAATAACGAACGAATAAAAGTAAAATTGGCCGGTTTAAGTCCAATACAATACCGAACTCAAACCAGCCAAACAGCTGCATAA
- a CDS encoding helix-turn-helix domain-containing protein — MAKYSLEFKFKVVREYLEGTLGYRLLARKYGIPSKSPIESWVQAYKAFGEDGLRRKRSKKVYSVQFKLDVLHFIKRTGASYQDTAIEFNMNNPSLIANWKRTFLKEGVEGLKPKSKGCPTMSKDKKAKPVKTEEKMSREEQLERENELLRLEIAYLKKLDAFQENPNAFLEKHKQQWHSNSKKKGSN; from the coding sequence ATGGCTAAATATAGTTTAGAGTTTAAATTTAAAGTGGTGAGAGAATATCTTGAAGGTACTTTAGGATATAGATTACTGGCGCGAAAATATGGTATTCCAAGTAAATCGCCAATTGAAAGTTGGGTTCAAGCATATAAAGCATTTGGTGAAGATGGATTACGTAGAAAACGTTCTAAGAAGGTTTACTCTGTTCAATTTAAGTTGGATGTATTACACTTTATAAAACGAACAGGCGCTTCATACCAAGATACAGCAATTGAATTTAACATGAATAATCCATCTTTGATTGCGAACTGGAAAAGAACTTTTCTAAAAGAAGGTGTAGAAGGGCTTAAACCTAAATCGAAAGGGTGTCCTACTATGTCTAAAGATAAAAAAGCGAAACCAGTGAAAACAGAGGAGAAAATGTCTCGTGAAGAACAACTAGAACGTGAAAATGAACTTCTTCGCTTAGAAATTGCATACTTAAAAAAGTTAGACGCTTTTCAGGAGAATCCGAATGCCTTCCTAGAAAAGCACAAGCAGCAATGGCATTCGAACTCAAAGAAGAAGGGTTCAAATTAA